The genomic segment GGCGGCGAAGGTCATCTCTTCGACCGCCACCTCGTTGCCCTTGCCGTTGAAGGAGGGCCCGGTGTACTTCATCGGTCGGGCACCCTTGAGGACCCAACTCTGGGCGACCGTCTCGCGGTCTTCGGCCATCAGCTTGATGGTGATCGTCTTGAGCTGGTCGGGCTCGCCGTTGCGCACCGCGTCGAGCCACTGGTAGAGGTCCAGAGACCCGATGACACCGCGCTTCAGGGTGACGTCCGGCGTTTTGTAGCTGCCGCTCACCTTGAGAGGCGAGTTCTCCTTCGAGTTGCCGGCGCGGTACTCGGCGACGTTGATCTCGAGGCCGAGGCCGGAAACCTCTTGGAAACCGGCCTGCACCGTCTCCTCGCCGAGGCCGTCCCAGCTCACTCGGAAGTTGAACTGACTGTAGGGATAGTCGCGTTCCGTAGCCATGGTGTGGGGTCTCCTTTCTAGCCTTGGCTATCGGCGGTCTTCTGGCCGATGCGGAAGATGACGAACTCGGCAGGCCGTAGCGGCGCCACCCCGATCAGGCAGATCAGGCGTCCGTTGTCGAGGTCGTTCTGGGTCATGGTGGTGCGATCACAGCGCACGAAGTAGGCCTCTTCCGGCTTGCTGCCGAGGAGGTGGTTGGAGCTCCATTCGTTGAACAGGAAGTCCTCCACCGTCTGTCGCAGGTTGGCCCACAGCACTTCGCCGTTGTTCTCGAACACGGCCCACTGGGTGCCCTTCTCGATCGAGCGCTCGAGGAAGGCGAAGTAGC from the Acidobacteriota bacterium genome contains:
- a CDS encoding phage tail protein, whose protein sequence is MATERDYPYSQFNFRVSWDGLGEETVQAGFQEVSGLGLEINVAEYRAGNSKENSPLKVSGSYKTPDVTLKRGVIGSLDLYQWLDAVRNGEPDQLKTITIKLMAEDRETVAQSWVLKGARPMKYTGPSFNGKGNEVAVEEMTFAAQRIEVQ